One segment of Syngnathus typhle isolate RoL2023-S1 ecotype Sweden linkage group LG9, RoL_Styp_1.0, whole genome shotgun sequence DNA contains the following:
- the tmem177 gene encoding transmembrane protein 177, whose translation MASNFLKYAVLLQKYRTPLLVASCGGVFAANMFYHVFPDVSYRQLYQAWYKGEPVTLSDKLEDLFQQVLKDYNASSSKNLSAFASFGFHPVSAGVPWLPAGAQIGIPANFNSTADDHSGITNRTIFINGKTVEWDSDAGMTLRDSLVFSTQAQKFAIAREVARLQSGVPIVSAAVAPVCLGGVWVYSVVLKQVFNLHASPVLLRGAVNLVALGLGAVSYFLTADAVAQWSDYRSDRRAAGVSHDYAKGGVEFYDKILSRNKSLRALMGQKGQEMYAPSGNLFPANILQLKHTPYTSRREGILTLMRNDKI comes from the exons atggcATCTAACTTCCTCAAGTATGCAGTGCTTCTGCAGAAGTACAGAACACCGCTGCTCGTGGCGAGCTGCGGTGGTGTCTTTGCAGCCAACATGTTCTACCACGTCTTTCCTGACGTGTCGTACCGCCAGCTGTACCAGGCCTGGTACAAAGGAGAGCCAGTCACCCTGTCTGACAAGCTAGAGGACCTTTTCCAGCAG GTGCTAAAGGACTACAATGCCAGCTCATCCAAAAACCTTTCTGCCTTTGCCTCCTTTGGTTTCCACCCAGTCAGCGCTGGTGTCCCATGGCTCCCTGCAGGGGCCCAAATCGGTATCCCGGCAAACTTTAACAGCACGGCCGATGACCACAGTGGCATCACGAACCGGACTATTTTCATCAATGGCAAAACAGTGGAGTGGGACAGTGACGCCGGCATGACTCTCAGGGACTCCCTGGTGTTCTCCACCCAAGCACAGAAATTTGCCATAGCGCGAGAGGTGGCGCGTTTGCAATCGGGCGTACCCATCGTGAGCGCTGCCGTTGCCCCCGTTTGCCTGGGTGGCGTCTGGGTGTACAGTGTAGTACTGAAGCAAGTGTTCAATCTCCACGCCAGCCCCGTTTTGTTGCGTGGAGCCGTGAACCTCGTGGCGCTGGGCCTGGGCGCAGTGTCCTACTTCCTTACCGCGGACGCCGTCGCCCAGTGGTCCGATTACCGCTCAGACCGGCGGGCCGCCGGGGTGTCCCACGACTACGCCAAGGGCGGAGTGGAGTTTTACGACAAGATTCTGTCCAGAAACAAAAGTCTGCGTGCACTCATGGGACAGAAAGGACAAGAGATGTATGCGCCCAGCGGGAATTTATTTCCTGCAAACATCCTTCAGCTCAAGCACACGCCGTATACCTCGAGGAGGGAGGGCATCCTCACTCTAATGAGAAACGACAAGATTTAA
- the mrasa gene encoding ras-related protein M-Ras, which translates to MATSAVPSDNLPTYKLVVVGDGGVGKSALTIQFFQKIFVPDYDPTIEDSYLKHTEIDGQWAILDVLDTAGQEEFSAMREQYMRTGDGFLIVFSVTDKASFEHVDRFHQLILRVKDREAFPMVLVANKVDLVHLRKITTDQGQEMAAKHNITYIETSAKDPPMNVEKAFHELVRVIRQQVPERNQKKKKKMKWRAERSTGSHRFRCVIL; encoded by the exons AtggcgaccagcgcggtgccaAGCGACAACCTACCAACGTACAagctggtggtggtgggagaCGGCGGCGTCGGCAAGAGCGCGCTCACCATCCAGTTTTTCCAGAAGATCTTTGTGCCGGACTACGATCCCACCATAGAGGACTCCTACCTTAAGCACACCGAGATTGACGGACAGTGGGCCATTCTAGACG TGCTGGACACAGCCGGGCAAGAGGAGTTCAGTGCCATGAGGGAGCAGTACATGAGGACAGGAGACGGCTTCCTCATCGTCTTCTCGGTGACAGACAAGGCCAGCTTTGAACACGTTGACCGCTTTCATCAGCTGATACTACGGGTCAAAGACAG GGAGGCTTTTCCTATGGTGCTGGTGGCAAACAAGGTGGACTTGGTCCATTTGAGAAAGATCACCACTGACCAGGGCCAAGAGATGGCTGCCAAACATAAC ATAACATACATTGAAACCAGTGCCAAAGATCCTCCGATGAATGTGGAGAAGGCCTTCCACGAGCTGGTCCGTGTTATAAG ACAACAAGTTCCCGAGAGAaaccagaagaagaaaaagaagatgaAATGGAGAGCAGAACGATCGACGGGTTCTCACAGGTTCCGCTGTGTCATATTGTGA